In Felis catus isolate Fca126 chromosome C2, F.catus_Fca126_mat1.0, whole genome shotgun sequence, a single window of DNA contains:
- the HTR3C gene encoding 5-hydroxytryptamine receptor 3C: MEGGWPAGGGFLLYLTVNLLLPGKGDTFTINCSGFDQHGVDPAAFQAVFDRKAFRPVINDSIPTCVNISFTLSAILEVNAQLQLLTSFLWMNLMWDNAFISWNPEECASINKLTVSAENLWLPDIFIVESMDVDRAPPGLTVFVSSEGQMTYDRPVRVTSICNLDIFYFPFDQQNCTFTFSSFLYTVDSMLLGMDKEVWEITDTSRNLIQTQGEWELLGINKATAKMLVGSNLYDQIMFYVAIRRRPSLYIINLLVPSGFLVAIDALSFYLPAESETRAPFKITLLLGYNVFLLMMNDLLPATGTPLISVYFALCLSLMVISLLETIFIIHLSHMATTQPPPMPWWLHSLLLNCASPRKCCTTAPGKGNKGLGLTLTHLHGMKKPVELVEKVPGARGTGLNGCPGSTKAQQEDEAQKQHLVDLWVQFSHMMDTLLFRLYLLFMATSIITVIVLWNT; encoded by the exons atggaagGGGGGTGGCCTGCTGGGGGGGGATTCCTCCTCTACCTCACTGTCAACCTTCTGCTTCCAG GAAAAGGTGACACTTTCACCATCAATTGCTCAGGCTTTGACCAGCATGGGGTGGATCCTGCTGCCTTCCAAGCAGTGTTTGACAGAAAGGCCTTCCGTCCAGTCATCAACGACAGCATCCCCACTTGTGTCAACATCTCCTTCACCCTGTCTGCCATCCTGGAAGTG AATGCACAGCTCCAGCTTCTGACGTCATTCCTGTGGATGAATTTG ATGTGGGACAATGCCTTCATCAGCTGGAACCCAGAAGAGTGTGCCAGCATCAATAAACTCACTGTATCAGCTGAAAACCTGTGGCTCCCAGACATCTTCATTGTGGAATC CATGGATGTGGATCGAGCACCTCCAGGTCTCACTGTATTCGTCAGCAGTGAAGGTCAAATGACCTACGACCGGCCAGTGCGGGTGACCAGCATCTGTAATCTAGACATCTTCTACTTCCCTTTCGACCAACAGAACTGCACCTTCACCTTCAGCTCCTTCCTCTATACAG TGGACAGCATGCTACTGGGCATGGACAAGGAAGTGTGGGAGATAACAGATACATCTCGCAACCTCATCCAGACCCAGGGAGAGTGGGAGCTCCTGGGCATCAACAAAGCCACCGCAAAGATGTTGGTGGGCAGCAACCTATATGACCAGATCATGTTCTAT GTGGCCATCAGGCGCAGGCCCAGCCTCTACATCATAAACCTTCTGGTGCCCAGTGGCTTTCTGGTTGCCATTGATGCCCTCAGCTTCTACCTGCCGGCAGAAAGTGAGACTCGTGCCCCATTCAAGATAACACTTCTGCTGGGCTACAACGTCTTCCTGCTCATGATGAATGACTTACTCCCTGCAACTGGCACCCCTCTCATCA GTGTCTACTTTGCCCTGTGCCTGTCCCTGATGGTGATCAGCCTGCTAGAAACCATCTTCATCATCCACCTGTCGCACATGGCTACCACACAGCCCCCACCTATGCCTTGGTGGCTCCACTCTCTGCTCCTCAACTGTGCAAGCCCAAGGAAGTGCTGCACCACTGCACCTGGGAAGGGAAATAAGGGCCTCGGCCTCACCCTCACCCACCTGCACG gTATGAAGAAGCCCGTGGAGTTAGTGGAGAAGGTGCCAGGTGCCAGAGGGACAGGGTTAAATGGGTGTCCTGGGTCAACAAAGGCTCAACAGGAAGATGAGGCTCAGAAGCAGCACTTGGTCGACCTGTGGGTGCAGTTCAGCCACATGATGGACACCCTGCTCTTCCGCCTCTACCTGCTCTTCATGGCCACCTCCATCATCACAGTCATCGTCCTCTGGAACACCTAG
- the LOC101089793 gene encoding 5-hydroxytryptamine receptor 3C-like, with product MDVDQTPEGLSAYVTNDGHIVYNKPMQVTSICSLDIFYFPFDQQNCTLTFSSFLYTVENMLLGMEKEVWEIVDTSRDIVRTQGEWELLGINRATPKMSVGSSLFDQIMFYVSPKTVAIRRRPSLYVINLLVPSCFLISIDALSFYLPAESENRAPFKITLLLGCNVFLLMMNKLLPASGTPLISVYFALCLSLMVVSLLETIFITYLLHMATTQPPPMPPWLHSLLFHCTSPGKCCPVALWNENTGPGLMSTHLPGLKEPGQLVGKELGSREAELNGGSGLTSTQLAGLWVQFSHMMDTFLFRLYLIFLASSIITVIVLWNT from the exons ATGGATGTGGATCAGACCCCAGAAGGCCTCTCTGCATATGTGACTAATGACGGTCACATTGTGTATAACAAACCAATGCAGGTGACCAGCATCTGTAGCCTGGACATCTTCTACTTCCCCTTTGACCAGCAGAACTGCACACTCACCTTTAGCTCTTTCCTCTACACAG TGGAAAACATGTTGCTGGGCATGGAAAAGGAGGTGTGGGAGATAGTGGACACATCACGTGACATCGTCCGCACACAAGGGGAATGGGAGCTCCTGGGCATCAACAGGGCCACCCCAAAGATGTCTGTGGGCTCCAGTCTTTTTGACCAGATCATGTTCTATGTAAGCCCCAAGACT gtGGCCATCAGGCGCAGGCCCAGCCTCTACGTCATAAACCTTCTGGTACCCAGCTGCTTTCTGATTTCCATTGATGCCCTCAGCTTCTACCTGCCAGCAGAAAGCGAGAATCGTGCCCCATTCAAGATAACACTTTTGCTGGGCTGCAACGTCTTCCTGCTCATGATGAATAAACTACTTCCTGCTAGTGGCACCCCACTCATCA GTGTCTACTTTGCCCTGTGTCTGTCCCTGATGGTGGTCAGCCTGCTGGAGACCATCTTCATCACCTACCTGCTGCACATGGccaccacccagcccccacccatgCCTCCGTGGCTCCACTCTCTGCTCTTTCATTGCACCAGCCCAGGGAAGTGCTGCCCTGTTGCACTCTGGAATGAGAATACAGGTCCAGGCCTCATGTCCACTCACCTGCCTG GACTGAAGGAGCCGGGACAGTTGGTAGGGAAGGAGCTGGGATCCAGAGAGGCAGAGCTGAATGGGGGCTCAGGATTGACAAGCACCCAGCTAGCTGGCCTGTGGGTGCAGTTCAGCCACATGATGGACACCTTCCTCTTCCGCCTCTATCTGATCTTCTTGGCCTCCTCCATTATCACGGTCATCGTTCTATGGAACACCTAG